The genome window GAGGTTtagggtgggggggggctgttGTTGGTGGTTTGCTCTGAgactctgaagctgctgctttaGCCCGAGGATGCAGCTGTAGTTCCTGGATATCTCCTTCAGCTCCTACAGGGAGGCCTTCAACTTGTTCCTCCCCTGTCTTACAAACTGTAACAGTTGTGACGTGCAGGGATCTGAACTGGACTGCTTGATGGACATGTGACTGAACAGTCCTTCCCCGGTGGCTGCTCTGTGGTGTTAGTGCTGCTTTTGTCCTCACAGCTCTTTGTCCTGACTCTGTGTCTCAGTCTGCTCTTCCACAGCATTACTGAGACAGCCATGATGGTCTCATTGTGATAAATGAGAGGTGGGCTGTCCCTGCCGTCACTGTCTTTATGACGGACAGAGTGGGCAGAGACAGCTTCATGGCAGTGTCTTTGTACAGTCATAGTTAGAACCACTGTCTCACTGTTAGTGACCAGTTATTGATGAAGAGGCGGGGTTTCCCACGCTGTCATGATGCTCCGTTATGTTGTTGTTATGCATCATGTTAGCTCAGGGCTAGCCTTTGTACATCTTGCAGTAAAACTTTATTACTCTCCAGCTGTGCTGACTGTTCTCGGGTTTAGTGATGATAGAAATGATGCAACACAAAATCTGtaacataaaagcaaataataagAAAACGATAAAAACAAGgaagatgaaacaaaacaagataaagtagaaataaaacagcaggatACGAcgagataaaaagaaaagacccTTCAGGAGAAAGCAGTGTTTAGAAGATGTCTTCAGACTTCGTTTAAAGGCATCAGCACATGGAGAACCCCCCCAGACCTTCAGGGAGGCTGCTCCACAGTTTAGAGAAATAATGAACACAGGCTGTCTTTCTATGCCTTTTAGTTCTGGTTCAGGACCAGTCCAGAGGTTTGAGTCAGAGGGTCTAAGAGACCACGTCTTAACCAATcaaagacagatacagacaggTAACCAAAGGTTTCCAGACTGGAGTAATGTGGACTCTGGTTTTCatcagaacagctgctgctgattctgGACCAGCTGGAACTGACCAATAGCTTTCTTAGACTCAGCAGACAGTCGTCCAGCCTGCTGGAGGTTAAACCAGGACTAACTGTTTCCTATCTGCCTGAGAGAAACGCTCTGACTCTGGAATATTCCTTCAATGATCGCAGGACGCTTTAGTGTCTGATGTGATGGTCAACATTTAGGTGAGACAGCGAGGTCTCTGTCCTGGTCCTTCACTGTCAGTAGATTTAGGTCATCAATTACCCTCGCTCAggttctctgtctgtctgtctgtctgtctgtctctctctctgtctctctgtctttgtctctctctctctctctctgtctctctctctctctctgtctgtctgtctctctgtctctctctctgtctgtctgtctctctctctctctctctgtctgtctgtctctctgtctctctctctctgtctgtctgtctctctctaacctgtctgtctctctctctctgtctgtctgtttgtctctaacctgtctgtctctctcacacctgtctgtctgtctctctaacctgtctgtctctctctctgtctgtctgtctgtctctaacctgtctgtctctctcacacctgtctgtctgtctctctataacctgtctgtctgtctctgtctctctctctctctctctgtctgtctgtctctctaacctgtctgtctctctctcacctgtctgtctctctaacctgtctatctctctctaacctgtctgtctgtctctgtctctctctctctgtctgtctctctctaacctgtctgtctctctctaacctgtctgtctctctctctctctctctctaacctgtctatctctctctcacctgtctgtctgtctgtctctctgtctgtctctctctcacctgtctgtctctctcacacctgtctgtctgtctctctctaacctgtctgtctgtgtctgtctctctctctctctctaacctgtctatctctctctcacctgtctgtctgtctgtctgtctgtctgcaggcgGCTCTACAGGAGTTGGAGGAGTTGAAACAGATCGTTCCTAAAGAGTCTTTGGTTTACTTCCTCATCGGAAAGGTAACAGACGTCAGCTGATCTCTGAAGGTTTGACCTCATCAttgatgcagctgttttatttcatctctCTGAACctgcacctgtctgcctgtctctccacCTTGCCCCCCCCCTCAGGTGTATAAGAAGCTGGGTCAGACTCACCTGGCTCTGATGAACTTCAGCTGGGCGATGGATCTGGATCCTAAAGGAGCAAACAACCAGATAAAAGAAGCCATTGACAAGAGATACCTGCCAGAGGACGAAGGTGAGACAGgtcacacacaggacacacagatcAATCGGTTAGATCGGTTGATTGATGATGTGGGACAGGTGTGTGCACGTTCCTGATCAGTCTGTAGTTGTGTGTTGGTAGTGAAGTACTCAAGACTGTAAAagcagtgagtgagagtgaactGGATCATTGATTATTGATGGATGATGTGAGGAGCGTGTCAGTGATGAAGCTGATTAACGATGGACTGAGatcctgctgctgttcctctcaCTGACCAGCAGAGGACCTCAGACTCATCATTACCTCACACATTAGAACCAAAGTGAccgtctacctgtctgtctgtctgcctacCTGTCTCCCGTCAGCGGCCGAAGTGGACGACAGTCAGGACAGCAGTATCATGACAGACGCAGATGACACGCAGCTTCACACAGCTGAGAGTGATGACGTTCTTTAACCCCGCCCCCTCACTTTACCCCCACCCCCCGCTTGAGCCGAGCCCCCGCCCCCTGCTGTGATTGGCCGGAGGAGTactgttgctaggcaacattCTGAAAGACAGACCTTGAGTTAAGCTCCACCCCCggtcctcctccctctcctgcgaTTGGCTgaaacagactgctgctgcccTGATTCCCCCCctgcccctcctcttcctcgtaTGTCATCGAGCTCGTCCTCTGAcatcaaagctgttttttatgttctttttatcatcattatggaaatacatcaataaaaacatgtaaaccCTGCCCACCGCTGTCTGTCTACTTCCTCTTaccaacagccaatcagagccacTCTGCACTGATTGGACCAGGTGAGTGAAGGTACCGTCATGACACTTGCTGTAAAAGGCTTGTAGCAGGTGAAGGTGCGGTGGGAtagtaaaaaaatgaatgacgTCCTGTGTTTTCCTCGACCTCGATGGAAAACGCCACGAGCTCCAGGAACAAAGTTTACGTGAggactgaggaagaggagacggCGGCGCTCAGAGACACGAGGCTCTGACGTCATGTGATGATGGATGCAGGAAAGTAGAGGCGCTGAGGGTGAGCAAACTCTAGCAGTCTGACCTGCAgaccgatcgatcgatcgatccACGTTGAGGTTTTGCTCGGCAGCTCTACGAGACGTCTGGATCCTCGCTGAGCTGCGCCAGATGTGACGTGTTCACATTAGAGTGTTGTTGAAGTGTTGACGGGGCCTCAGCTGTGATCATACATTTATAGAACCCTCACACGTGTGAAATATGTCCTTTGATTTAGACATACTATCaccacacagctgtttaaatcCTAATGAGGACAGAAATCTTCCAAATGGTCCCGATCAAAAGTTTACACACCCTCGAATATTTGGCCTGATAACACACACGTTAAATGAAGTGACTtctgtctcattttgtcttCATCGACACATTTTGTCAAAGTTTTCATGATTGTAACAGGATGTAAATCTGTGGGTGGTTCGGTAACTTTTAACACATTGTAgtacaaaatatcaaaagtcTACAGTTTTGTATTGCCAGAAAGTGTGTAATATAGCAGTAATCGTAGGAATATAGCAGTAAAGTATAGTATAGTAGTAACACGGCCACAATGTAACTTTATTTtcagcaaacaacaaacatgtcagaTCCAAGAGAAACTTTATTGGTACAAAGCACTTTAACAGCCaacaagcagagaaagaaacagtATGGTGTGGCATCTGGTATCAAACTGCATTCTGGGTATTTTTTAATGATGGGTGGGGGGGTCATCACGGGGGCCTACAGCATTCAGAGACACAGATGATGATTGAGACTTTCTGTGACTGGAGGGATTTTATGAAGGAAGGGAACCTTTGAAGGAACTTACTGTTTCCTCTCAGTGAGTTAAACTGTTCATCTCGATTTAAACTGAGTCGTGTGTTGAGGAAAGAAAATACGTCTGGTAGCAGATCTGCACACGGACGTTGGCGGTGTTAGACTTCTGGTTTCCTGGTTTTAATCTCCAACATCTTGTGTTTCAGGCTGTTCAGTTTCCTCAGAGTGAGACCTCATCAGTCCAAACATCAAATAACTTTACTGTCATGTGATTGCCTGGAATTAGCTTTGTTTCTATGATGtgattagctgttagcatgttttCACATAATGTAAGTTTAATAGAATATTACGAGTTCTAATTTTCTTAACGAGGATGCCTTTCAGTAGTTAAGACTTTGTGTATTGCTCCTTATGCCTCTGTATGTCTTCTTCAGTGGTCCAGGACGTGTTTAACCCAGACCAGTACAAAGACTGGAGACAAGAGGAAACTATTAGCCTggtttagcacaaagactgaaagcagggggaaaccgCTAGCCTCGCCCCATTAGAAGAGAAGAAATCCACAGCCTGAAACTGAAACTCTGTCTGGTGCAAACGTCAGTTATTGTCTGCTTCTCTTTATTTTAATGGAGCTGAGCTAAGGTAGGCTAACATGTCCTGGATGTCTCTGTACTGGACACgtaaaaacaaaactaataTTCTTCTGATTCTGGAGAAAACAGATCAGGAGGGTTTGGGCTGAGTGTTGCTTGATGTGCTGACTGAACACCTGACTGATTGACCTGTGATTGGCTAATAATCTGGATGCTAATCTTAGCAGACTGACTGAACTTTATAGCCTCATTTTCACTTAATAAAATCTCTCCaattctgtttgtgtgatatCAGATGAAGGTCATGAGGAAAAAGGCAGAatgatgagttttttttctttctttcatcagaCAGTTTCCTTGGTAACTGGGGAGGGCGGGTCTGTAGGCACAGGGTCATCCAATCACAGGCCCTGTTTGGCAAGGGAGGCAGACACCTGACGGGAAGAGGGAgttctgtgttaatgtgtgtatttgacCTTTGTGGGATTTTTCTTAGGTCAGAACAGGCAAATCTATCACCTGGTCGGCCAGGGTGTTGAGGGGTGGGGCTTCAGCAGCATTAAGGCTTCCGGGGGAGGAAGTGTTGCTAAGGCGAGGAGGGGAGGAGTCAGGCTGAGTGACGATGTCAGCACCGTGGTCAGTTCGAGCTTTGGCTTGCTCTCTAAAAGTCAGTTTCTGACTCTCGATCTGTCGACATACCATCAGTGcaaattttattacaaatgacGCAAAGTGTGCAGTAACATAAgacaaaagtaataaaagaaatagaaatgctGTCCAatgctcccccccccccccccccccgtaaTATTACAGTATAGCGTCGTATCGTTGTGCTACCCTCAGTGTTTTACACCAGGCCTGTTTGTGTCCACGCGTGTTCACAGATGTTTTATGTTGATTATTTACATTTCCTCCAGTTCCTGTGATGATGTGTTGCTGATATGTGGGAACGTAGTTAACATTTTGTTAGCGTGTACCTTCTTCTTCCCGCCTCCCGGCACATGAGTGATGTTCTCCAGAGAACCGACTTTAGACTGGACGGTTTTAAAATCCACCTTCTCTGATTTAATCTCCAACTTCCCTCCACCTGACACAGCACATTATAATGTAATAAACACATTGCGTGATATAAAACACTATATAATACTACAGTATAGTACATTGTATGAATATTAAAGAATAGAATACTGTAATATATCTAACAAGAAAAATCTAACATGCTACAGTTCTGTCATATCACGTAAAATAAAAGAgtcaaacctgtgtgtgtgtgtgtgtgtgtgtgcgtgtgtgtgcatgtgtgtgtgtgtgtgttaagtacCTGGTTTGTGGTGGATGTTGTCTTTGGAGCCACACTTTGATGTCACGTTACTGAGATCCAGCTTCTTATGAACAATCTGAACCTGCAggcggagagacagacaggtaagacagGTAGGAGTTAGTTTCTACCTGTGAGCCctaaattcatttattttggattttaacGAGTAAAGTCTGAGTTTAGAAGTTGgcagtgaggacattttgaaaCTGAGGATGTTTCTTTGCTGTGGCATTTTTGTGTTGAAgttcttttattttaaactaAAGTCTCTAGCtctattgtcttcttctgtttctctgagcAGGTagaagttagcatttagcattagcattagctaaatgatagcatcggaactgtattgtcttcttttgttcttcttagcggttagcattagcattagctaaatggtactggccactacctggagcatctctgggtcagctgaacgtggcagtgctgtttggattgtgtaggagcagtgtgaactggcactaggagggttgactctgggacgccggagttcactgcctaacctcctggaggtgtcgtgggactaagtaggcgaaacactgttgaagggaggtttccacctgatgacccccagagacgtgttaggaatcactgctctttggcaggtatagaggcagattagggctccaaggttcttcaccgagaatgaatcctctttttgagcacaaggatcttgtCTTAAACTGATCAAATGGACATGGTGAACTCTGCCTGGCTCTCTGATTGGAAGAAGGCTGAGAGTCTGACAAACTGCACCTGTACTCTCAAGAGGGCAATGAAAGAGGGCTTACAGGAAAAATCCAGTTTAGAGTCTTTTGCCACTTCAGAGACTTTTGGACAGTGAGAAACAGGATGACATATGTCCTACCTTGCCCcctccaggtgtgtgttttaggtTCTCAGTGGATCCGACCTTTGACCTTACGTTGCTGAGGTCAGGCATAgggtgggaggggagggggggtgtcCGTCCACGAGCAGAGCCAGGAGATCTTGGGGGGGTACGGACCACTGCCACCTGCAGCACCATGTTATAAGAACCAGTTCATCAGTAAAACAAGCAGCCTCTGCAAACTTAAACAATTAAAACCAGTAAAATCCCTCAGTCTCTTCAGCCAGCAGAACTATCAGATAAAAACCATCATAGACCAGTAGAGGCCAGTAGAAACCAGTAGAGATCAGTAGAACAAATGTGTAAACACGATGAAAACCAACTCCTAGTGCTACCAGCAGCACCACACCAGCAGAACCAGGAAAGATGCCAGAACCAGTAAACCATTAGACGAGATGTGATCTGACGTGGTTATAATCATCATCACCGAAACTGACCAATCAGGCTGTGCCAATGTCAAAGGTTTGCGACTCTGGAAAAACGCCCAAAAACACttggttaacgttgtgaaagAAGCCAAACCAGGATCTTTTCCAAACCCAAttaagtagttttgttgcctaaacgaaagaggaaagaaggaaatgagTCAACAATATAAGTTCCACATGGAACACAAACCCCAGTTTGTCCTGTGCTTGACCCCCATCGATCAGGGTCCACCAAACACACTTTTCAgagggccagaatttttctggACAGACACTTTGGGGACACGTTGGTCTCACATTATCATttgatgtttattgtttatttatattttttactaTATTTTATGAGTCAGGCTCCTGTCAGCTGTACCACAGTCAACCACCAGGACTGATCCAACTCAATTCAAGTAAACTTTATTGATAGAGcactttaaaaagcaaagcCTGGACTGTGGGGCTATCATATCAATCACTAGCTTCAACGCTAATACGGCGTCAGTTAGCGGAAGGAAAAGCCTCTTCACTCAGGTAGAACGGCTCTCTCTAAGGCCACGAAGCGAAAAACCGCCTCTTTAATGATGAACGGACTGAAAAGTTTGCATTTTTGACGACAACCTTCCCAAACACGTCACCTGTTTGCCTCAAGAATATGATCAGCTGTCACCTCAACGCTGAGCAGACAGATGGAAGGAATCAGATCCTGATCAGACCTCTGACAGCTGCCATGAAGCAGGGTGAGCAGCCTGCTTCAGCCCTCAGATCTGAAACACTCAACGTTCATTTGATGACCTGCGTCTGATCCCAGGTCAGTTTCTACCTGCTGTCTTAactgagttgtttttttctccttttttgtacTGACAAGTCTACTACTTTGAATCTTGTTGTTgagactttgaaataaaaaaatgttaataagGGCTACTCAAACCTTCAGATACCAGTACTACCTGGTACTAATCAAACCTTCAGATACCTGTACTGCCTGGTACTACTCAAACCTTCAGATACCAGTACTACCTGGTACTAATCAAACCTTCAGATACCAGTACTGCCTGGTACTACTCAAACCTTCAGATACCAGTACTGCCTGGTACTACTTAAACCTTCAGATACCAGTACTGCCTGGTACTACTCAAACCTTCAGATACCAGTACTGCCTGGTACTACTCAAACCTTCAGATACCAGTACTACCTGGTACTAATCAAACCTTCAGATACCTGTACTGCCTGGTACTACTCAAACCTTCAGATACCAGTACTACCTGGTACTACTCAAACCTTCAGATACCAGTACTGCCTGGTACTACTTAAAGCTACAGATACCAGTATTGGCCTCAGACACCATCTGGACCTGAATCAGACACAGGAAGTTAGACCTTCTTGACGTCTCTGTTCGGAGTGGAGGATCGACTGGCAGGAGAGCGACTTCCTGGACTGCTGACTCCGTCCACTGACTCTAACAGAAAgacaagaggacagacagacaggttcaCTGGTTCGGACGTGTTGAAGTATTACTGCTTGAACCGGCATAGAGTCCAACCTGTACTCTTGGCTGAGATCATCTTGGCTGCTCTGGCGCCTCCTGCTGTCCTGGAGGCCTGAAACCCACAAACATTACTGTCATTGTGATCTTTATTATAATCATTAATATGTATTAGTACTTTATTATTTGTATCTCAGTTTATTAgagacattttcattcatgaagGTTCTGCTGTTCACCGGTGATGAGCTGTGACTGCTGtcactgcctgtctgtctttgatcgt of Chelmon rostratus isolate fCheRos1 chromosome 17, fCheRos1.pri, whole genome shotgun sequence contains these proteins:
- the maptb gene encoding microtubule-associated protein tau; this encodes MTDDKEKQLEGEEGKMEVEKKQSSSTTSPPDAEEENKTNRVKEELTQEVHMMKQSSGGVTGEEEEEKSTELHPPLEIKKRSAPSSSWPSAEEQLDASRTAGGARAAKMISAKSTESVDGVSSPGSRSPASRSSTPNRDVKKVAVVRTPPRSPGSARGRTPPLPSHPMPDLSNVRSKVGSTENLKHTPGGGKVQIVHKKLDLSNVTSKCGSKDNIHHKPGGGKLEIKSEKVDFKTVQSKVGSLENITHVPGGGKKKIESQKLTFREQAKARTDHGADIVTQPDSSPPRLSNTSSPGSLNAAEAPPLNTLADQVSASLAKQGL